The following nucleotide sequence is from Pleurodeles waltl isolate 20211129_DDA chromosome 8, aPleWal1.hap1.20221129, whole genome shotgun sequence.
CTTATGACTTGCAGGTCACAAAACGTGCTCTGCATACAATTCTTTAACGGTTTAGGCCTCTGGCCAACATATTATATGCACAAATCTCTGTAGTGAGTGCCTTAACCATCTGAGGTTCCTTACCAGTACTATAATCTGAGACTTACTAGTTACAGACAAACAACTGCAACAGATGCCTTGACGTTCTAAGGCATGCAGAAATGCTACCTATTTGTGAGCAATAAAGTGAGCCGGAAGAGCTTTATTGTTCCTTCTCTCCTTCTGAATTTCTTTTGAGTCAGGGTGTGTACGAATAACTCATATGGATTGGCCTGCCATATACCGTCAGTGAGTCTACCACTCATGGCTCTGTCATTCCTATATTGCACATCCTTTCTTCCAGCGGTCTCTCAGTTTCCCTACGGTGTCTTTCCCACTTCTAGCACTGTCCATTAGATGGTATACCTAAGCACATCTGTGCCTTGTATTCACTGTTTAGCTCTTTATGCCTTAAATTGTACTTACTACCTACCataaaataatttcaactttttgacCTCTACCCCCATCTGTTTGCACTAACCCTGCGGCATCAATCCTATACCAGACTCTTGTGACATCTGCAAATAGGTATCCCTAACTTACAAGATATTATGTGATACAATGAGGAGTATCAGACTTAGGAATGATCCTCGTGACAATCTCATGTGTAACTCCTGTTGCTCTGAGTAAGTTCTAGTCACCAGAACAGTTTGTCACCCTTGTCTAGACTACTTCTTAACtcaatacaccacaacagcaatcaTTCCAATGTTGTTCAACTTGTGCACAACCCTTGCCTATGGAGCAGAGACTCAGTGACTCAAGATACCATGGCAACTTGTGCCCTATGTGCTTTTGAGTTATGGATCCTTCCACTCAAGCACCTTCACTACCACTCCAAACACACTACATAGCTATCCCATACACAGCCTGGTTCTTGAGGAGGGCTCGGGGGACTATGTGTTTTGACAGGCCCCACTGATGGGAACCACTGCATGGCACGGATCAGGTTTCGTCATGTGTCATAGGTTTAGAAGATATCAATACCCGGGCAGCCATGTTACGGTTTAACTTTTCCAGTACTAAAATAGATGCCTCACCAGGTGCAACTTTCACCCACGGTGTTAGCTTTCAGGTGGCAAAAGCTCTAAATAATCCCACCACATCATAAAACAAAGTGCATATCATTTTTGCGGCTACAACGTAGTTCATTTACTGTAATCGCATAAGTTCAATGTAAACATCATAGTGCAGGGAAAGGTGCTGTTTTACAACAGTTCTATATTCATTGCAAGGGGTGGGCCTGCTCCTTGTCTCTGTGAATGTCCACACACAGCTCAGACAGACAAGTGCTTCTCCCCTTCTCTGTGCTGTAAGGGACAGAAAGCCAACATTAGAAAATGAGGATTAACAAACCATTCCCTTTATCTTATCTCCCTGAGCTACTGTGAGCGAGCTTGATCCCTCAATAGGTATTATCTTTGCAGCTCtagaatcaaataaaaaaaaacgataGCAATGTTTGCTCCGAACTATTTGTGGCTTTGACAGATTATGGCGATGTTTGCTTTGCTCCTTCATCTTTTCATAATTTGTCTGCTCATGCAGGGCTTCTATTTTCTGTGGCACTGCATCCCCTCTATGAGCGCCGCTGTTATTTTATGTGACCCTGCATTAACATCTGTGTGCacagctgctattttctgtggcCTTTCATCCAATTTATTTGAATGGCTGGAGTTTTCTGTTGCTTTACATTCCCTCTATGTACACAGCTACTATTTCCTGGAGACTTGATTCCACTTAGTGAACGGCTGATGTACTTTGTAGCCTCGCATAACCCTCTATGTGCAGAGCTGGTGCTTTCTTTGCTCTCGAGTCCCCTGAGTGTGCAAAGATGCCTTTTTATGTACACAGCTGCTGCTTTCAGCAGACTAGTACCCACATCATTCACCTGTGCTCTTGTTACTAGAACAGGTGCACAACTGCCTGGCTCATCTACTGTCTTAGTGGCTTTGCATGGGCATTTAAATACGAAACACTATGTAGCAAAATAGTTCAAAACAGCCTCTTAAAAACAATAGCTGTTTCACGTGCCCAGTGCTTTACTCCTGATCATAAGGGAAAATAATTTAGACTGCATACAAGCTGTCGTCGTTTGGAGGAGTATACTTATGATAAGTGTGATAAGGCTGGTCAGACGCTTCCATCCTGATCTCCTGTAACCGCCCCTCCGTCCTGCATAACGCTTCAAAGTAGGCAGAGGTCAGCACCAGCACTATACACTAAAATAAATCTCTTGAGAAGTCAAAGGACTGTATGAGTGGTTCACCCTTAAAACAATTGTGCGCAAAGAGATGCTTTTGCGCGCTACAAAATAGGACATATAAAATGAAAGGAAGAAGCAGGTAAGACCAGGGGTTGGTGCTTTGACGTCTTGGACAATTGCGAAGGGAGGACTTGGAAACCGTATGTTGTCAGCTAAAGTGGCATATTTTGCTTCCAAGTCGGGACCACTGGCAGAAAACCTTCGGTGCTGATGAAGAACACTGTTGTGTAGAAATGTACAAGCCTCGTTTAAATCGGAGAGCACAGACACAAACGTGCCAGCCCTTCCGAGGCAAGCGGGAGACTGTCTACTTTTTAAGCTGAAAATAGTTCTTTTAGCTTACCCTCTAACTCTCTCTTCCCCCATACTGCAATGGCAGTTGATGGGGACATTAATTCTGCTGTTTTCTTTTCATCTAACACTTCCTCTGAGGCGATCGCACCGGTGGGCACGCGCTGACACCTGCCTACAACAGACGTACCAGCTTCCGTTGGTTCCCCAGGCAGAAGGTGCAGATGGGCCTGGGGGCAGCGTTGCCGGTGCCCCCCGAGGCCGGCCGGTACTGCAGGCAGGGCTGCCCGTCCAGACAGTCCTCTCCCAGCAGCAGGATGTTGGCGAGGTGCGATATGTAACTGGAGGCCAGGCGTAGGGTTTCTATTTTGGAGAGCTTTCGGTCGGCGGGCTCGGTGGGGATGAGCGTCCTGAGGGCGGTGAAGGCCGTGTTGACGCTGTGAGTGCGGTCCCGCTCCCTGGCGTTGGCCGCCTGGCGCTGCTTGCTGACGCCCGTCAGGCGGCTCTTCCTCTTCCGCTTCCCCTTGCCATCGCTCGGGCTGCTGCCGCTGTTGGACTTTTCCGAGCTCTCGCTGCCGCTCTCTAAGTCTTCGATGTCCGACGCGAGGCTGCTGCACACCCCGAACTGGCTGCTCGACGTAGACTTCATCCCCTCGCACAGGCCGCCTGTCCCGCCGCCGGCCCGACAGCCCCATCACTTTTATGCACTGCAGGGAAACAGCACCTGTTGGGAACGGGCAGCCCTTCTTGAGCCACTGACACCTCAGCAGGCCATTTTTTGAATGGTTGCTCCTTTTAGACTGAGCATGTGGTCGCTCCGTAAGGCAAGAAAGGTGGAGCTGGGACGGTCAACTGTGACCGCTAGGGCTGCACTCTGGCTGCGGTGCACCTGTTGTCGTTGTCATGCTGAGGGCAACAACCACAGCGATAACCTTTGATAGCAGCCGGTGCACTTGAAGGCCTAAAGGGCCATGAGGCGGACCCAAGGCTCACAATGTAACTCTGGCTAGATGTTTTTACAAAAGATCCCTCTGAAATGGGGAGAACCAGGTTGCTAAAATGACCTGTCCCGTTCTATAATCAGACAGGTTCGCCCAATTAAACTGTAAGACTGATGGGAGAAATGCAAATAGGAGGATGTACCGTGGGAGCTCAAAAAAGCATGTTTTCCAAAGTCATATTTACAGCCAAGCTAACGACAACAAAGGTCCAGGGCACTATACTGGATACCAAGCACTTTGACAAAAAGACCTTTGGTATAATGGCGTGTTTCGTTCTGAAATCACTGTATTCTGCAACTGCGGATTTGGTACGACAAAAAAGAAGCCAGAAATAATTTTCAGTatactaaaaaaaaagtaaaaaccttCTGTTACCTCTTACAGATCCAAGTCTGATGACACCTGTGTCTTTGTTGTCTCCCAAGGTGGAGCTCAGTCTCAAAAGTATTGACTGCGACAAGGTAACCTTGGGTTTCAAACTATGAAGATTACTAGTATATAATTTGGTTATTCTTCTGCGGTTGTGTCCACTCTCTGCTAAATGAGATCACAACATGCGATGCAGCGGTCTAGAAGCAAGTTCGTAATGTCTCAGAACTCTTCCTGGTTTCTCAGCCAAAAGAAAATAGTGCATATGCACACTCCTGCCTCGACTTGTGAAACCCGGATTGACTGCGACTCTTGAGACTGCCACGTGTCACACAAACTTCGCGTATTATTGATCTATAGTAGCACTATCCTTCAATGGCATTTCGCAGCCCGAAATATACTTGCACTCACctcagtgattaaaaaaaaacaacctttccCTTTTCTGTGTTCATCGACAATTTGTGGTTACTGATGTTTCTCTGTGTTCATCGACAATTTGTGGTTACTGATGTTTCTCTgtggtcagctgagggtgatttttttttttggctgcaAGTTTCCAAGATTGTTATGTTTCCTAATTTATAAGTGCACCTACTACAtagagaataagggccagatgtagcaatttccgatttagcgattcggaaattgcgagtcggtgcaacttgcaatttccgaatcgcaaaatcggatgcagaacagtgtctcagacaccgtctgcgaatcgcaatggggtcgcaaagacccacctcataaatattaataaggtgggtcgcattttgcgaccccattgcgattccctgaactcacagggatggtggcctgctggagacagcagacctccatgtctgtgactgtttttaaataaagcagtttttttttttgtattgcagaccgttttccttaaaggaaaacgagttgcaatacaaaaaaataacgaaacatttggtttcgttttttcagagtaggcagtggtccattggaccactgcctgctctgaaaaaccatttatggcaacattcacaaaggggaaagtgtcccatggggaccccttcccttttgcgaatgggttaccacagtgctttaaatgggccggtactgtccggtactgagtaccagcacttttttattttgagaggtagagtaccggcacatctcaagaaaaacgtaatacttttaattggagagtaccggcacttctcggaaacatgcaggtactctagcacagagtacctgcacttcaaattttccatttcaagcactgggttaccaccagtgtgacactggtggtaactgtgaattgctttgcgaccgcgttcgtcaCAAAGCAATGTAGCATCGCAGTGCGAGtcggaaataggaaggggacaccccttcctatttgcaagtcgcattcccattttgcgagtcggtaccgactcgcaaaatgggaatgaacatcgcaatgcgcgttttgcgttctgcctacatctggccctaaattcttagaAAACTCTTCAGTGTAGTTtgcaacggccccaacagcgcttggatgcctggcttcaccctgggggtgcccaggagtgggtacctcacagggaaaagccaggaggggttccatagcggtatgagtacagcgccttgagaccctaacaggtgagtagtgcggtatacaagtgcaaagtttacatttttttttagtttgcgATCAAATCAACATCAAATATGTTTGAGGGCTCGTTGGAAAAAAGGTTGtctcacaaacacaaacaaaaaagagCCACATATACCTCTACAGTACTTTTTGCAAATGAGTAACCAACTTTCAGAGCCCACTCTGATGGGAATCACATTCAAGAATTAGATAGaagactaaacaagcatttgcatgggAATGAgttgggcgttgttaaaagcccagatagataccacacgtcggaaaagcagcacaagcgtgctgctatgcttgacctcaAAGAAGGTGGAGAAAAACATGATGCATACAGAGGAGTTGTCTGGGAATTTGTGTGCAGAAATGGTTTGAAAAGCTGTGCAGAGTTTGGGGTCCACAAATCACAAGAAGGCTTTTTCTAGTGGTATTGTCAAAAAAGTCAGTCTGTAAGAAAGTGCATTTTGTCTGATGACCCCTCAAATGTTTGAACTGATGCTCTTGGCTTTTTGACTCTGAAGTGCACTGGGCCTTGTCTGTCAAGCCTCTGTGCATGTTTTTTGACCCCTTGAAGTGTATATGCAGTTGGTTAATCCTagtttggcatatttaacttgtctataagtccctagtgtatgacaCAAAAGGTACCCGGGGCTGGTAAGTTAATTGTCACCAGTgaactgcagcacgtattgtgccaccactGCCATGACAAAGTGAAACGTGGCAGCCTAGTCAGACAACTTTTAAACTGCCTactcaacatggcaaaataacctttttgccTAGTACCAATCTTGCCTTTTAATATTACTGTCACCCTTAAAGCAGGCCttagtagcccacaaggtagggtaccAGATATTAAATAGGACATGTTGAGTATAatatttacatgtcctgacagtaaaaaaaaCTCAAAACTGTCGTATTTACTGTAGGAAGGCTACTGTCCCATTGGCAACAATGTGGTTTCTCTAGCCTAAGTGCTAACTTCCTTTTGTGATCATTGAACatagtacttcaaggtatcaaaatatttattacagtAAACCCAATTTATAGATAAAGTCTGATGTAAAGTAACTTTTAATGCAAAGGAGACTTTAGGAACTTACCGATTTCCTGCTCCAAACTTCTAGTAGCTGCTTCCTGGTTGACTGCAGCAGTTGCCACATGAGACAACTTGTTGCCATCCAGCTAAGAGGTGTGAAGTGCTATGAGGAAGGGGAACAGAGTGTCTGGAGGGAAGAGGTGTAACTCCTGCCTGGATGCCCCTAGGGCGGTGACAAGAGATGGCCCAGCTTCAGAGAGGTACTGCCCATGAAAGACAAATGTAAGTCATACCATAGGTTGCCTGCTTCTGTGCATAGTTAGACAGGTTGTCATGTCTTTAATAGGGGGACAACCAGTTGCAGGACCAGTTTTCCAAGAAGGATGGCTCATTGTACTGGACTCTGTCCTTGGCTCTGTCCATGTTCGGACTGGTCCATGGGGCAGTCAGGCAGTGCCTGATCAGCTGGTttcacaggtcagtgtgtgggccacttttttggttGTTTGTGGGCCGGTTTTATGATCTACTGGGTTTgtttttactgctgatttccctgatattaaaacaaagctTGCCTGCAGCAAGCTAAAATCCATGCAGTATTCCATGCTTTGCAAAACTCTTCTACAGCatgcctttacaagttcaaaactgccctaaattgcaaacatgggccactttatATAGCTATCCAATTTATTAAAGGGGAAAACTTCTATTTTGGTCCACATGTCTATTTATTGTCCCAGTTTGACCATGACTCTGTCCCATAGAAGAAGAGTACCAACATCTTGGATGTGGGAGAGGGATGCAGTGTGGGATTGTATAGTGTCGACCCCACAGCAAATGATGTAAAAGTGGGCAGGGTTGCCCCATAACAATCATAGTCCCATTGGCTAGTGGGTCATCCTCACCAACAAACTAGAAAATGGCATAAGTGTGTTTCCAAAAAGTAGCCAAATAAAGTTATCTGGACACCAGAGTGTCAGTAAGCCTTTAGCTTCCTGAAAGAAACATTGTACTCACCTGTCCTCAAAGCACCTCACTGTAGCATAGAGCTTATTGTTTCTGAAAACGGGATTAGGACAGTGTTGAAAGAGATAAATAATAAGAACCAAGATcagacaattgttttttttagtaGGCAACTCATTTCCAGAGAGAAGCATTGGAGTACCACCAcacaagacactatctccatcatgaacttcatacacttgggagcacccacagaaccttgTGCCCACCccgtcttcaaccttggaaacaagacaaCCGGTgacaagctcaggaaggtcctgaatacctcaaTCACTGAGTCCTCCTTTCCAGaggtctggaaacatgctgaagtgaggccccttcTGAAAAAAAACATCCACCGACCCAGCCGAAttgaagaactaccagcccatctctctgcgCCCCTATACTACGAAAGTCCTTGAGAAAgcgatcaaccaacaactcacccaacacctagaagaccacaacctcctttactcctcccaatccagatttcaaACAAACCACAGGACAGAAACAgctctgattgcagccacagatgacatctgcggcCTTCTGGTctgtggggaaacagcagccctcaccctccTTGACCTGTCCTCTGCCTTTAACACCATCTCGCATcgtatcctgatcaacagactccaccacatcagaatTCATGGAAACACCCTCAAATAGATCGcatcatacctcactggcagaacccaaagggtctgtctcccactgttcacctaagagcccaagaagatcatctgtggagtccctaaaggatcctccctcagcatgAACCCTTTAAACACCTACATGAACCCCCTGGTTGTCACCGTCAGATCAAACGGACTCAACTTATTGCCTATGATGATGACATACAGctcatccctccaccacaaaagctaacttcaacTGAGGCATGATGAACATAGTGGACAGGATGAAGGACAACTCTCGCAAACTCAACaccgaaaaaacggaagtcctgatctttgggaacaacaccacaCCATGGACTGTTATATGGTTGCCTGCAGAGCTCCGCACACCCCCAACTcttcagaccacacccgcaacctcagcatcatcctggatagaaAACTATTCATGAAGAAACAAGTCGACGCAGTCTCATCTGCCTTCTTCCACAAcctttgcatgctccacaagatcttcaggtggctcccagcaaacaccagaaggactgtcatacaggtcctcatcaccagcagacggGACTACGGACATGCGCTCTACATAGGACTCACAGCGCgtcttctgaagagactccaggcaatacagaactcagcggcaagactcatACTCACCCTCTGCAGACGGACCCACATCGTACACCATCTCACAAAACTACACTGtctcctgattcagaagagatggcagttcaagatgctgacccacacctacaaggccctgcacaactaaGGACCAGCATAAATTaccaaatgcctgaccttccacctcCGATCAGCTTCTCTCTCCCTTACAGACCCCCTCAGGATCCGTCGAGTAAACAGCGAAGGATGCTCCTTCTGGCACCtgccagccaaggcttggaacaacctccccctgcacctcaggaccgtaCCATCACTTTAGCGATTCAGAAGGGAACTAAAGACTTGGATGTTTGAATGATCTTACCTCCATGGAGCAGCATACAGCTCTAGCAcctcaagaccctcacaggtgatttgcctcacactataaatgtttgattgagagAAACACCTTTTCTGTGGTTTGGTTcctaaagaagctgagaccctacttctttgggactcacttcagagttctaactgaccacagacctttcaggtggctTATGCAGATAGGAGAACCCCAGGCTGTTGAGGCGGTCCATTTCCCTGTAGGGCATGGACTTTACAATGTAGCACAGACCAGGaagtgaccatgccaatgctgttaGCCTTTCCAAGTTTTTCCCCTCACATGATGAGTACTACAGGGGAACAGATTAGTTGCTCGTTGCCTTTCCTCCAGGGGGGCCAtggaagaaagtgcctcttttcatATGATCACCCCCCACTCTATATTTTTAGACTGACTTggtgttttcttttcactttggaGTGTACTGGGTCCAGTTGTCCATGCTTTAGTTCATGTGCTCTTTGTTCCACAGAGTCCCACGGTTCCTGGACACACAGGCAGGGGAACCCACAGGCACAACATCAGGTTGGGActttatgtatttaaaaaagtacAGATCTAGGTCTTTTTAAAGGCTCTGTGTGTCATATCACAACTTCTTCAGGCCCAGACTGGTAACATTTAGACAAACATAATTTTGGGCCACTGTTTCAGCTAATTGCTATGACTCTAAGATTTTTTTGTAGCAAATACAAAACTCCCAACGATCCTAGCTTGTAGGGTCTTACTCTTATTTTATATAAATAAAGTTCTCAATTTCTGTTGTTATTCTCCAAAATATCTCTTGAATATAAAGCATATCAATGAAAAGTTTAAAatgaacaaacttttaaactccagAAATCTTATTACAACTTCTATAGCTGAAGAGatgttaaatagaaaaatatattatgcACACTTGCGAGAAAAATGACAGGGTGCTTTAGGTTACCAAATCAAAATATAAATTGTAAATTACTAAAGATATTTCATCAGAGCAGAATCAAAAATATCCCACTGTGATACACTCACAAAAACACAAATTTGGCTCCACAGACTGTATAAGGGAAACACACTAACCACGATCTACGCATGCATAGAAATGCAGCTATTTCCACACGTACATcttttcaccaaaatgccatggatTGCAGAAGTGCATCGTAAACCCTTTGATGgtaatgacatcacaagaagtgacatatgACCTTAGACCCTGAATATCGGCAGGAAGTAATGTCACATGACCTTCGACATGAAAGCATCAAAGTAATTGACATTGCTAAAGTTCCAAAATAACTGAATGATTAATATAACACAACACAGAGAAATGTCCATTTTAGACACTACCTATATTAGGGTGCTGACATGAGCTTGGAAAGTAGCGGTGTCTAGAGCTTGCCTGAATTGCAGTAAGCGAATAAGCCTGACCAATTTTATGGAGGATCGGAGGAGTAGGGTTCTTTCCGTTGAACATTTTGAACAAAATGTGGTAAAATAGTGCATTTAAAAGCACAAGTTTCAAGTACAATTACTAAAAAACACGGGCTCTGAAAGCTCACTGACCAAAATATTCAAGCCTTTCATGGTGTGACAAGCCAATGGACCCTGATGCTCCGCAGGAGTTGATCCAGTTGTTTTCAGAATGTGCTATGGGTGCTGTAAGACATTGGATTATTGGTTGAGTGGGATGGAAGTCACACCCAGGCAACATTTATAATCCatgtcaggttgaaccacaaaagtcaccaaattaacctgtgttaatGCTCTATCAGCAGGGCACAAgctcactcaggcttaacttagaggcaatgtgtaaagtatttaggcaacacttcaaaacagcaataaaatgaaaaacacaacacaagaaaaatcctaaaccaatttagaaaaatagagtaatgttTAATACAAAAAACAATACCAGAATGAGaagaaatcaaatcagtagaaccagagatattgaatttgaAAGCTGTTAGTAAAagtagcaccaagaagcagaaggTGCCAACTGTGGGTATTGGTTGCACTGCACCAggaaaaagtcacaaattcagggcaACCACgatgaagagcaggccaggcagAGGGCTGAGTTTGGCCCGCTGGAAGTTGAACCTTATTTTTGTGTTGCTAGGTCTGCACAGTGTTGCTTTGCGAGGCTTAACGCCACTTGGCATTGGTTCAGATGAGGCTATTAACTGGGGGACGAGGTGACGTGGGGCGTCACATTGCTCGCCGTAGGTTTtgatgaagctttcagctgtgcaCCGAAGCTTTGCGGGGCATCGCATTGGTCAGCATTGAATCCGGTGAAGCTTTCAGGCGTGCTCTGTGTGGCTTTGCAGGGCCTGATGTCGCATTGCGCTGGATCTGATGGAACCTTCACTTATGCAAGGAGGAGTGCTcttactgatgccagccaagggtccaggacctgggagatacctcttgaggatcaggactcactccagcagaggccagtagcagGGCTCAGTCTGATCCACTTGCAGTACTAGGCAGGTCCATTtaaagcaggtcagctgggcagttgcaggaagacGTCTGaaccttgttgtgtccctgttgctcacacagggggtcagccaactgacatTGGAGTCACTCAGGGTAGCCTGAGAGCAAGGCAAGGAGGCCCTGTTTTCCTTCTTGAAACAGCAAGGTAgtacttcaagcagcagggcagtcctccttgtgAATCTGTTCAGGCCCagcagtgttctgatgagtggctctggaggtccaatatttatacctgatgtcaGCATTTGTGTGGGGGGAATTCCTTTCCTACCCCCACATCCTGTTCTGGAAACATTTTTCCCTTCACCTGTCAAGGTTCCAAACTGCCTGGGGGTGACAAAAGTCAGGGTagacctggtgtcaggttcctatgTGTGTGCATGAAGGAAAGCTATTTGAAGTGTGAGTGGGACTGAGTACAGCGAGTCCCCACTCATCATGCCAGAATGGCCAATCCTGTCCAGACCTAATCCCCCTTTGTAACATTAtctagaagcaatacacaaaccccaacagcagaaacGTTCACAGTCATGCAAccaaggacactggcagaagggtcAGATGGTTGGGAAacgaaaacgccaactttctaaaagggttattttcagaattgtagcttaaaatccaacttcaccattaaagatgattttaaattacaattaatttgaataTAAACCGTAAATATTTCTCTTCTCCCAATCTaaagtttgcacttattaaatgcagTAAGGTAATCCactgttagtcaatgagagagataggcctttaggtgtttttcaatgccaggacaggtaaaacgtaagtacacatgtcctactttttaaatacaatgcatcctgccctactAGCTTTTAGGGCCAACTTTAGGCGGGACTTATCAGTATTAAAAGCAAGGCTTatgcctggcaaaaaggtttattctGCCGGTTCAAAATGGTGGCTTAaagctgcactacaggctgcagtagcaggcctgaaacatgtttttaaaatactACTTTAGtaggtagcacaatgagtgctgtagcctACAAGTAgtattacatttacaggccctgggtacacacagTACCATTACCTAGGGACATGAAAGTAAATTAAGTACTCCAAGCAGGAGTAAACCAATTTTGTTAACACAAAAGAGAGGATAGAAGTCTTTACTCTTCAACAATCCTCCTAAGATACAACTATACACAACAAATGGTTGAAGAGACAGCTTCAACGATGGTACCCTCTATGGAATCTCTTCCTGTGGGTTAAAATTGCCCTTACCCACtattgatggcatgcttcatcatcagtctGCTACTACACACCCTATGTTTCCATCAGCATGGGTGAAGTAAAGGATCTTTTTTCATTTATCTAGTTAATTATTAGGAATCTACTGGCTTTGGGCACATTTAAAACTACCTTAAGGATACCCTATTGGTTCTAGTTAATATATTGTGAGTTCCTCAGACAGGATTAACAGAGCAATGTGGATGGCCTTAGGGTACTATCATCTATATCCTTTACATATTTTGGCCACTCATC
It contains:
- the LOC138250034 gene encoding transcription factor 15-like yields the protein MKSTSSSQFGVCSSLASDIEDLESGSESSEKSNSGSSPSDGKGKRKRKSRLTGVSKQRQAANARERDRTHSVNTAFTALRTLIPTEPADRKLSKIETLRLASSYISHLANILLLGEDCLDGQPCLQYRPASGGTGNAAPRPICTFCLGNQRKLHREGEKHLSV